aggtgttactgcaggtgcaggtgttactgcaggtgttactgcaggtgcaggtgttagtgcaggtgttactgcaggtgttactgcaggtgcaggtgttagtgcaggtgttactgcaggtgttactgcaggtgcaggtgttactgcaggtgttactgcaggtgttactgcaggtgttactgcaggtgttactgcaggtgcaggtgttactgcaggtgttactgcaggtgttactgcaggtgttactgcaggtgttactgcaggtgttactgcaggtgcaggtgttactgcaggtgcaggtgctgctgcaggtgttactgcaggtgcaggtgttagtgcaggtgttactgcaggtgttactgcaggtgcaggtgttactgcaggtgttactgcaggtgcaggtgttactgcaggtgttactgcaggtgcaggtgttactgcaggtgcaggtgctgctgcaggtgttactgcaggtgttactgcaggtgttactgcaggtgcaggtgttactgcaggtgcaggtgctgctgcaggtgttactgcaggtgcaggtgctgctgcaggtgttactgcaggtgttactgcaggtgttactgcaggtgttactgcaggtgttactgcaggtgttactgcaggtgcaggtgttactgcaggtgcaggtgctgctgcaggtgttactgcaggtgcaggtgctgctgcaggtgttaCTGCAGGTGTTACTGCAGGTGTTAGTGCAGATGCtactgcaggtgcaggtgttactgcaggtgcaggtgttaCTGCAGGTGTTACTGCAGGTGTTACTGCAGGTGTTACTACAGGTGTTACTGCAGGTGTTACTGCAGGTGTTACTGCAGGTGTTACTGCAGGTGTTCGGTCTCTGCCAGGACACACGTCCTCAGAaactatggaggtagatttgtgtcttaattattcaatcaaaaaatatattttcaataaaaaaaaatgttcacttaaaaaaaaaatttaatcaaagaaaaagtatttgaatgcaaaaaaaatatttgagactcaaaaaaatgcatttgaacactttttttctttgattggaaatgttttctttgatagaagtgaagtttttttagTTTGAAGCAAATTTAGTGTTGCTTTGTGTTTCAATAATTTTCaaaaatttcaataaaaaaagtcacttcaataaaaaaaacttttgtttgaatgcaaaaaaaatatttgagacccaaaaaattgcatttgaacacttttttgggatttaaaatatttctttcgatttgaagtgatttttttttattgacattcaTGTCATGAATAGTATTTTACAGTCGTTAGAAATGATTAACATACATTTAAAGTTAAAaggttttatatttgtattggtATTTGAACATCAGTTGTGGCTGCTCTTTAAGAGCAGTACCAGTTCCGACCACCGGGGGGCGCCAGACCTGCAGGCCAGCAGCTGCTGGTGGAGTtacagcaggagcagcagcgcCCCCTGTGGTGGGAGGcggtactgctgctgctgctacatcATTAATGACTTTATTATTGTGGAAGCAGAATGTTACAATTATTATTTAATCACAATAATAATGGTAATAGTTTTTATGactgcattattttttttaaatacaaaaaatcgattaaaaaaatagaaaataacgaaaaaaataaatatattttattaaaaaaatatttgaacctatattttgtattaatttgtttacttattttcaAAAAATAAGTTTACTGAAAATTATTTACACATCTTTTAATATACAGATTCATTTTTGGGGgtcagttatttattttcttagtAATTATTTCCACAGAATATTTAAGTCATTTTTCTCCACGTTTgatttttaatcatttattttattcacatgATAATTATTCTACggatttatttcagtttttcctcCGAGATTCATCAGATTCAGACGTGTTGTTAAGGTGTAGTTAAGGTGTTGTTAAGGTGTTGTTAAGGTGTTGTTAAGGTGTTGTTAAGGTGTTGTTCTCGGTGTTGCAGGAACTGTTCGTCCCCCAGAAGGGGAACCAGGTGACCTGGTACTCCTGCGGCCCCACGGTGTACGACGCCTCGCACATGGGACATGCCAGGTAAGgtaatttagtatgaggttactttaaaggagcatgaggcaggatggaggcaggatttatcaaaaaaatccgtatacgttttaagttttctagtaataatgtcagatgaagcgttccaaacccaaaagaatgtttcctctagtgtatctcaccgttgccttgaacaggctgttgctgcaaaatgtgctgcaactcggtcctgaatttcccgcgctgtcctgcagatgtgacgtcacatgacgctgcatgcacgttctccccgttctcccgtgccggcttcactgttggctgcagtacccccaacggccttcgtggtgaagggtggcgctagagagtctcatttcttaaaaggagcctcaagctcctttaattatgtgtcaaatgataataaacaccagaaagatgcactagagccctgatatagcgggactgttttcttcatcctgctcccgctgcaTCTGCAAAACTCATGAATTCCTGCCCGCACGGCGCAGGATAAtaaagatgcattgatttagtgtcttctcccgtcccgcaagagaaaagtccagacaaatctatctgatttaatgttaacatgattattgtggagtttgatggatgattgacagttcatagtcacctgactgaaagttacatgataatccatcattgtcatcacacaagctttttcgGCTTTCGCGCCGTatcaattatgattgaggttataacaacgagagtagctgtgagtggctcaaataacactaataaataacatgaaataaacaaagttaacgaataaaagaaatgaatttAACAGATGAAAATAGGCTTTTGCACTTACCAAGGCCAGTCTGTTTCGTTCTCCGTGAAaagcaacgtcggctttgcaaaccttgcaagtatctttttattctccgtatcgaggctaaaatgctcccaaactttttaagttttattacctgcagctgctgagacgctatcgtgctgcgcgactctcggcagagattgtactgaagtgagacgcctcactccgttggaaaaacacgtctggcgacaattgtagacaatggaattcattgtggacaattttgattattgatttttgtcgacgaatcgttgcagccctactctTCACCAACGCTCTCGTTAACGCTCTCGTCACCAACGCTCTCGTCAACGCTCTCGTCAACGCTCTCGTTAACGCTCTCGTCAACGCTCTCGTCAACGCTCTAGTTAACGCTCTCGTTAACGCTCTTGTTACCGCTCTCCTCGTCTGCAGGTCCTACATCTCCTTCGACATCCTGCGGAGGATCCTGAGGGATTACTTCAAGTACGACGTGTATTACTGCATGAACATCACCGACATCGATGACAAGGTCAGCCCGCCGGTCTCCCCGTGAATGCTGGGGGTTTTCTGAGCCGGTGACATCACTGTTAGGTCCCTAAATCAACATAACATACATtcataacttaggaaagacacagagactgtagaatgatttttttttttaaggccttctgcagaagtggagaggagagcagaggagtgcaggACCCACAGGCCCTCACAGAGAACTACTAAACTACTAAGCTCTTCTCCCAAAATCTTCTTGCAGCATCacctttttattgaacatttgtgaCAGGAACATGACCATTTAAGACAGCCAATAGTAGACAGTTGAATGGACAATGGgaggaaacagatggtcacacatgtgacattttcagttaaagagcAACTAATCTGTGGTATGCAGAAACAAAGGTGTtactgcaggtgctgcaggtgcaggtgttaCTGCAGGTGTTATTGCAGGTGTTATTGCAGGTGTTACTGCAGGTGTTACTGCAGGTGttactgcaggtgcaggtgttactgcaggtgttactgcaggtgctgcaggtgcaggtgttaTTGCAGGTGTTCGGTCTCTGCCAGGACACATTTCCTCAGAAACTAttgaggtagatttgtgtcttaattattcaatcaaaaaaaaattgattcaatcaaaaaatattttttcaaaaaaatatttgagactcaataaaatgcatttgaacagtgtttttctttgattgtaaatgttttctttgatagaagtgaagtttttttttgtttgaagcaacttcagTGTTGCTTTGTGTTTGGGCCgtattattatgggatggacatgtgtgtttttatcatttaatcaaaaaagaagttgcttcaaaaaggaaaaaaaaaattcaaaatataaaatatttgagacccaaaaaattgcatttgaacactttttggggatttaaaatatttttttcgatttgaagtgatttttttttattgacatcCATGTCATGAATAGTGTTTTACAGTCGTTAGAAATGATTAACATACATTTAAAGTGAAaaggtttttatatttatattggtATTTGAACATCAGTTGTGGCTACTCTTTAAGAGCAGTACCAGTTCCGACCACAGGGGGGCGCCAGACCTGCAGGACAGCAGCACATGTGACATTTTCAGTTCAAGAGCAACTAATCTGTGGtatgcagaaacaaacagacatccttaaaaaacacaaagggtCAAGGGGTCAACTAGAAACAGGAACTCTGTTGGGGGTTTTGAACAGATAAAGACACTGGGCCATTGACAAACCGGGAAGTCACCAGGCCAACCTTCATGGGTCAGCTGTCAGTCCACCCCCCTCACAGAACTCAGGAAGTGGCCTGTGATCTGCATGTGATAGTTTATAAAGAcaaacaggcagttttctaagctgacctaataaacctgattctaacAGTTTCATAAGGACAACTAGTTCAAAACTTTGATTAATCTCACATCACCGTCTTCAGATCATCAAACGGGCCCGGCAGAACCACCTCCTGGACCAGTACAAGCAGAAGCAGCCGGGACCGGCCCAGATCCTGCAGGACGTGCTGAGCGCTCGAGGGGTGAGTGGTTTCTCGGTGGTCTGGAGGCTCGGCGGGGGCTCCCAGGGGGCTCCCAGGGGGCTCGGCGTCGTCTCTGATCGTGGTTCTGAtctgtcctggttctgatctctcctggttctgatctggttctggttctggttcctctcaGCCCTTCCAGCAGCACATGGCCTCCACCACCGACCCGGACAAGAAGCAGATGCTGGAGCGTCTGGACGCGGCCGTGGCCGCCGCGCTGACGGCTCTGCAGACGGCCAAGGCCGGCGGAGCCGGGGACGAAGCCCTGCAGCCCCTGGCCCAGGTGAGGACGGGGGGACGGAGGGATACGGGGGGGAGGGGACGGGGACGAAGCCCTGCAGCCCCTGGCCCAGGTGAGgtcgggggggacggggggacgggggacgggggggacgaaGCCCTGCAGCCCCTGGCCCAGGTGAggacggggggacgggggggacggggggtcGGGTTCAGTGGCCACggttaaattatgttttttaatccgGAAGGAAtgattccgaattaaactattttcctttgagtttacgtGGAAATAgtaatctaaagtattaatggtggttgattctagtatttaatctaaagtgCTAATGCTGGTttattctagtatatactagtatttaaactaatacctgcctgaaatgaccttatcttagaattcttgaccacttttcacctttattgtgaaagGGGTTTACACttcctgtaattctattcaaacttaattttattccttgccaaatgtcaaatcataattcgttaaatgttaaaagatattgtttcaactgaatcttaaaccaatctttgctcccacatgagaaatatgaactggtTTAGAGTTCACCAGAGTATCTGTATCGTAGCTGTTCTTTCCCTCGGTGGGAACCTGTTTCTGATGTAGTtactgttaccatggtgataaatgatagtataactgtaaccatggtgataaatgatagtatttgtttgtttatttgttttcacatataaaaaacatttgtaacacAATATAAAAGTAGAAAGAAATGTGAAGGAGAAAGCCCAAAAACCCTCCAGGGGCTTGAGAAGTGGCTTTCTCCATTTACATCCATCCAGAGCATTGGAAAGCAGATACAATTTATAACAAATGGGGGTGAGGGGGGTGGGGGCAGAAAAACTAAATACAGAAACATTgaacaaaaatcaataaaaatgataagATTGGGTACACCTGGTTAAGTTGGAAGACCGTATGGGAAGTATTTATTGTTTAAAAGAGTTGATTTTAgagctttttttaattgattggatgAGAATTGCCATAGGTATGAAGGTAATGAGTTCCATATTTTTGATCCTCTGAAACCAATATTAAACTGAGATTGTGATGAGTCTTTGGGGGTCTGAGGTGATTAGAGCTGCGTGTTGGATAGGTATGTACTTGTGAGTTGTAACtaaaaatattatggaagaaagGGGGAAGGGTTTTCCCCAGTGAGCCATGAACAAACAGACCAATTTGGAGATGGTTCACCTGGAAAACACTGAGGACACCTAGTGAACTAAATAAAGCCTGGGAAGAATGTGTAGGATGAACACAATGTTTGTTCTGACTGCTCGTTTCTGAAGACGGTATAAAGGCTCAAGTTTGGTATGATGGGTACTAGCCCAGACTATATTACAGTAATTaatataaggataaatcatGGAATGATATAACATAATGGCTACCTCGGAGCTGATCAAATGACGGGTTTTACGTAAAATATCAACACTCTTAGCAATCTTTGTAGATATAAACATAATATGTGATTTCCAAGATAATGATTCATCTATCATAATGCCGAGGAATCGTGTGGAGAACACATTAGTTATAGGGATATTATCGATGTATATTTTAGATGATTTGTTCAAAGAATGTGGTTTAAGACCAAAACATAtgaagttagttttttttatgttgagtGATAATTTATTAGACCGAAACCAAACAGACAGCTTACCAAGTTCTTCATTCAGGACGTTTATAATGGTGTCGGGATCTTTATGAGacttgtgtcatctgcaaaaaggatTTTAGACAGTTTATCTGAGACATTTGAAAGATCATTAATATATATCAAAAATAACAAAGGCCCCAGAGTCGAACCTGAGGCACTCCACATTGCAAGTGAAGGGGTGGAGAATTAATTCCATTGTAAAATACAAATTGCTGTCTGTCTTTAAGATAACTCTTGAACCATAGAAATGCATTATTTTTTACTCCAATATGCGACAGTTTCTGAAGAAGAATATGATAATCGACTGTATCGAAGGCCTTGGACAAGTCCAGAAAGATACCAATAGTATGTTCCTTTCTATCTCTAGCATTATAAATTTCATTTACTAGGTGTATAAGTGCCATATATGTTGAGTGCTTCTTTCTGAACCCGTACTGATGTGTATAAATAATGTTGTATTTATTAAGATGTTCAATTAATCTATGATAAACAAGTTTTTCAAGTATTTTGGATATAGCAGGCAGAATCGATATAGGTCTATAATGATTAAAAATGGCAGGGTCATCATCTTTATGAATAGGGATGATCTTAGCTATTTTTAGTTCGGAAGGAACTATTCCTTGTTCCAATGAGAGATTAAAAATGTGAGTAAGAGGTAGTAAAATAGACTCATGAATGATTTTCAATAGTTTACAATCAATATTATCATAACCTGGTGAAGAATCCTTCAAACCAAGTAATGTCTTCAAAACCCCATCCTCTGATACCATTGGGAAATGCATATTTTCAAGGATAGGATCATTCATAAATTGAAGGGGATCGTGGCTACTGGGTGGAATCTTGGAAGCCAAATTAGGACcaacttcagaaaaaaaaatattaaaactattGGCAATTTCTTGAGGGTCAGAAATAACCCCCCTATCAACCTTAAATTCTTTGGGCAAacttttgcatttttgttttttgttgagaATACTATTTATTGTTCTCCATAGAAGAGTcatgttatttttatgttttaggaGTTCTTCATTATAGTAATGTTTTTTCGCTCCTCTAATAATgtgatttaatttatttctatatttttttaattgagcaTGATTAAATGGTGTTGGACAAAGGAGATATTTTTTATACAGACTATGTTTGGTATTTACGGATTTGATGATGGCTGAAGTTATCCATGGTTTAGTTGGTTTATGATGGGGTTTGGAAGACACCGGCCTAAGAGGAAAACACAGATCATAAGCTTGTGAGATAGACTTTAAAAAACAAGTATAAGACTCTTGAGGGTCTACAGAATGAAGGATATCTGTCCATGTATATTTGCTGATCTCTGATTTGAATTTAGCTGTATTTGCTACATTAAAATATCTCTTATATCTGGGATATAGGGTAGAGGTAGACTCTATATATTCCTTGAATGTCATTACAAAAATTGGACAATGATCAGCAACCTCcattatatagtgtatatactatatatacctCCAGTataactgtaaccatggtgataaaatgatagtataactgtaaccatggtgataaatgatagtataactgtaaccatggtgataaaatgaTAGTGTaatctgtcatacagttgtttcggAGATCGTGTCACCAGAATATTCCTCAGAAAATTTAACTAAATATAAGTAAACCTTTGTCTTCTAGAAAACCAGCCTGGGTTCTTATATATATACTGATATCAGTAAATGCTAACGCTGATCTGATCTGTGTTCCAGGTTCTGCTGGACACATTAGATCtgatataaaataaatgctaaCGCTAATCTGTGATGGTTCCAGGTTCTGCTGGACCAGTCCAAGGACCTGCTGTCCGACTGGCTGGATAAGCAGTTTGGGAGTCAGGTGACGGAGAACTCCATCTTCTCCACCCTCCCCAACTACTGGGAGGGGGAATATCACAAGGACATGGAGGCCCTGAATGTGAGGAAACCCCGTCGTGATTCTGGGGAAACCCCGCTGTGATTCTGGGGAAACACCGCCATGATTCTGGGGAAACACCGCCATGATTCTGGGGAAACACTGTCATGATTCTGGGGAAACACCACCGTGATTCTGGGGAAACCCCGCCATGATTCTGGGGAAACCCCGCCGTGATTCTGGGGAAACACCGTGATTATTCTGGGGAAACACCGCCGTGATTCTGGGGAAACACCCCCGTGATTCTGGGGAAACACCGTCATGATTCTGGGGAAACACCACCGTGATTCTGGGGAAACACCGCCGTGATTCTGGGGAAACCCCGTCATGATTCTGGGGAAACCCCGCCGTGATTCTGGGGAAACACCGCCGTGATTCTGGGGAAACACCGCTATGATTCTGGGGAAACACGGCCGTGATTCTGGGGAAACACGGCCGTGATTCTGGGGAAACCCCGCCGTGATTCTGGGGAAACACGGCCGTGATTCTGGGGAAACACCGCCGTGATTCTGGGGAAACACCGCCGTGATTCTGGGGAAACACGGCCGTGATTCTGGGGAAACCCCGCCGTGATTCTGGGGAAACACCGCCGTGATTCTGGGGAAACACCGCCGTGATTCTGGGGAAACCCCGCCGTGATTCTGGGGAAACACCGCCGTGATTCTGGGGAAACACCGCCGTGATTCTGGGGAAACACCGCCGTGATTCTGGGGAAACCCCGCCGTGATTCTGGGGAAACACCGCCGTGATTCTGGGGAAACACCGCCGTGATTCTGGGGAAACACCGTCGTGATTCTGGGGAAACACCGCCATGATTCTGGGGAAACACCACCGTGATTCTGGGGAAACACCACCGTGATTCTGGGGAAACACCGCCGTGATTCTGGGGAAACACCGTCATGATTCTGGGGAAACACCCCCGTGATTCTGGGGAAACACCGCCATGATTCTGGGGAAACCCCGCCGTGATTCTGGGGAAACACCGCCGTGATTCTGGGGAAACACCGCCGTGATTCTGGGGAAACACCGCCGTGATTCTGGGGAAACACCGCTATGATTCTGGGGAAACACCACCGTGATTCTGGGGAAACACCGCCGTGATTCTGGGGAAACACCGTCATGATTCTGGGGAAACACCCCCGTGATTCTGGGGAAACACCGCCATGATTCTGGGGAAACCCCGCCGTGATTCTGGGGAAACACCGCCGTGATTCTGGGGAAACACCGCCGTGATTCTGGGGAAACACCGCCGTGATTCTGGGGAAACACCGTCATGATTCTGGGGAAACACCGCCGTGATTCTGGGGAAACACTGTCGTGATTCTGGGGAAACCCCGCCGTGATTTTCTGGGGTTGGAACGTCTGTAGGGGGAAAAGAGAGAACTAAtagagagaaaggagagaacTAATAGAGAGAATGGAGAACAGAgaagcataggcctatagcagcatatctaccacctaTACTAACTATATATACTAGTAAACACTAACTTCTTTACCGACCCGTCTCCCCCCAGATCCTCCCCCCCGATGTTCTGACCCGGGTCAGCGAGTACGTCCCCGAGATCGTGGAGTTCGTCAAGGAGATCATCACCAACGGTTACGGGTGAGTTtcaggtccgggtccaggtctgggTCATGTTTCAGGTCTGGGTCATgtttcaggtccaggtctggttcCCAGGTCCAGTCCCGGGTCTTACGGGTCTCTCTGTCCGCAGGTACGAGTCCAACGGCTCCGTTTACTTCAACACGTCCAAGTTTGACTCCAGTCCGGATCACTCGTACGCCAAGCTGGTCCCGGAGGCCGTGGGGGACCAGAAgatcctgcaggagggggaagGTGAGGGggggttaccgtggttaccatggttaccggggtggggggggggaccagaagatcctgcaggagggggaagGTGAGGGggggttaccgtggttaccggggtgggggggggggaccagaagatcctgcaggagggggaagGTGAGGGggggttaccgtggttaccagGGGGGGGGTTACCGTGGTTACtgtggttaccgtggttaccgtggttacctcCTGCCCGGGCCAGACTGGGGAGTCGGAGACAggaacagcacacagcaggcaggtggaagcagcagctcccgaagctccggcccaatcatcaagtcccaggttgaggttcagggtcggggaaaggttgagaaggggcagggccaaggagaggagtcttgacggacaaatctctcccccgcctgaccgggccgttaccctgaccgggccgtcaccctgaccgggccgtcaccctgcccctctcactcccacgctgcaggatccggttttgtgcattcagagatggtccaggtccagcaggtccaggTTCCGGGTCTCATGTTGTTTCTCTCCAGGTGATCTGAGCATCTCGGCCGACCAGCTGAGTGAGAAGAAATCCCAGATCGACTTCGCCCTGTGGAAGGCGTCGAAGCCCGGAGAGCCGTCCTGGGACTCTCCCTGGGGGAAGGTGAGtctccctggtcctggtcctggtcctggtcctggtcctggtcctggtcctggtcctggtccaggtcctggtcctggtcctggtcctggttaaCCCCCCTGTCTCTCCCCCCAGGGCCGCCCCGGCTGGCACATCGAGTGCTCAGCGATGGCCGGATCCATCCTGGGAGAGTCCATGGATATTCACGGGGGAGGATTCGACCTGCGGTTCCCCCACCACGACAACGAGCTGGCCCAGTCCGAGGTGGGTGAACTGGTCCGGGTCCCTCCCGGGGTCCCAGGCTGCGTTAGATGTTAGCTGGTTAGCTGTTAGCTGTTTAGATGTTAGCTggttagaatcagaatcaggtttattattggcagtttagaaaactgtttttgacttcggatacaccagCACAATGGTTTTATGCGCCTGTTTTtccaagggtaacactgggatgggggggggggggggacatcttcacactgagtaTAATACGCAGTGTCAGTCCATGAACTtcactcagagctgctcctcagccaatgtccttgatgttatcagtcggctcagtcagttctgaaacaggtccacagatgttcctgagaggggagggttagtgggggcagagtcaccttgtttacattccaccagggagattgtgaccagagtgatcggccaaaaccgctctgtcaaggccagattatagaatcaacaattatattgaaaacagacagactcagtaattttccgtctgccttcagtctctggttcatcaatagcgactccaatcagacgaatttgtgatcaattcccgccaagccgagcttccaacttctccaaggtcttctccatcttaccaatgagctcaaaaaccgccgccagcctgtgattctgttcaagaatcacatccagcttacggctttgctcccccagcgttaaagtctgagtgttgatcaccttgcttgatccttcagccacgtccggcagctctgaaagagccagaacagctgtcgaccacttacgcgtttgtcggtagaccaggaatccccctcctccaatcaagagaaatcctgctatcataaatccaattatgaagcatcttcaacgtcctcgacagacaggctAACAGGATAGTAGCAGGCTAACAGGAGTCccccctctgacctctgaccctgcCTCCCCCCAGGCCTACTTCCGTAACGACCACTGGGTGCGCTACTTCCTGCACGCGGGTCACCTGACCATCTCCGGCTGCAAGATGTCCAAGTCCCTGAAGAACTTCATCACCATCAAGGAAGCTCTGAGCAGGAACTCGGCCCGCCAGCTCCGGCTGGCCTTCCTGCTGCACGCCTGGAAGGACACGCTGGACTACAGCAGCAACACCATGGACACGGCCGTGCAGTACGAGAGGTTCCTCAACGTAGGTGACCCCTGACCTCCtggtgacccctgacctctaaCCTCaacctgacccctgaccctaaacctggacctgacctctgaccctagACCTGACCCTGGCCTCTGAACCCCTCGTTGACCCACCCCATGTTAACCCCTGACCTCAGACCCCCATGTCTCTGTTGACCCCTGACCCGTGTCTCCCTGTCACCAGGAGTTCTTCCTGAACATaattgacctct
This genomic interval from Cololabis saira isolate AMF1-May2022 chromosome 2, fColSai1.1, whole genome shotgun sequence contains the following:
- the cars1 gene encoding cysteine--tRNA ligase, cytoplasmic isoform X1, encoding MSGSAEAAAAKGKRVQPAWSAPAGTEVPQLRLYNSLTRTKELFVPQKGNQVTWYSCGPTVYDASHMGHARSYISFDILRRILRDYFKYDVYYCMNITDIDDKIIKRARQNHLLDQYKQKQPGPAQILQDVLSARGPFQQHMASTTDPDKKQMLERLDAAVAAALTALQTAKAGGAGDEALQPLAQVLLDQSKDLLSDWLDKQFGSQVTENSIFSTLPNYWEGEYHKDMEALNILPPDVLTRVSEYVPEIVEFVKEIITNGYGYESNGSVYFNTSKFDSSPDHSYAKLVPEAVGDQKILQEGEGDLSISADQLSEKKSQIDFALWKASKPGEPSWDSPWGKGRPGWHIECSAMAGSILGESMDIHGGGFDLRFPHHDNELAQSEAYFRNDHWVRYFLHAGHLTISGCKMSKSLKNFITIKEALSRNSARQLRLAFLLHAWKDTLDYSSNTMDTAVQYERFLNEFFLNVKDIMRAPTDVTGRFEKWEAAEVELNTSFYERKASVHQALCDNVDTRAALEEMRLLVGNCNSYIASMKAARRRPNRMLLEAAARYLTDMMKTFGAIDGSEPIGFPVGGTGQNLDLENTVMPYLTVLSDFRENVRRIAREQKVKELLQLCDEVRDDTLPELGVRLEDHEGLPTVVKLVDKETLLREKEEKMKMEEEKRMKKEEAARRKQEQENAKVSKMKIPPSEMFRSETDKYSSFDDTGFPTHDAEGKELSKGQAKKLRKLFEAQEKLHQEFLHMKLSN
- the cars1 gene encoding cysteine--tRNA ligase, cytoplasmic isoform X2, which codes for MGHARSYISFDILRRILRDYFKYDVYYCMNITDIDDKIIKRARQNHLLDQYKQKQPGPAQILQDVLSARGPFQQHMASTTDPDKKQMLERLDAAVAAALTALQTAKAGGAGDEALQPLAQVLLDQSKDLLSDWLDKQFGSQVTENSIFSTLPNYWEGEYHKDMEALNILPPDVLTRVSEYVPEIVEFVKEIITNGYGYESNGSVYFNTSKFDSSPDHSYAKLVPEAVGDQKILQEGEGDLSISADQLSEKKSQIDFALWKASKPGEPSWDSPWGKGRPGWHIECSAMAGSILGESMDIHGGGFDLRFPHHDNELAQSEAYFRNDHWVRYFLHAGHLTISGCKMSKSLKNFITIKEALSRNSARQLRLAFLLHAWKDTLDYSSNTMDTAVQYERFLNEFFLNVKDIMRAPTDVTGRFEKWEAAEVELNTSFYERKASVHQALCDNVDTRAALEEMRLLVGNCNSYIASMKAARRRPNRMLLEAAARYLTDMMKTFGAIDGSEPIGFPVGGTGQNLDLENTVMPYLTVLSDFRENVRRIAREQKVKELLQLCDEVRDDTLPELGVRLEDHEGLPTVVKLVDKETLLREKEEKMKMEEEKRMKKEEAARRKQEQENAKVSKMKIPPSEMFRSETDKYSSFDDTGFPTHDAEGKELSKGQAKKLRKLFEAQEKLHQEFLHMKLSN